The segment ATTGAGTGTTGGGTCGTTAGCAGACCCTCCGCCAAGTGTCCTGTGATTGTTGTTTAGCAACGGTTGCGCTTCCGGATGTTCATTATCGATATCCGTTCTCTGCTTTGGCGTCCTTGCCGGATCACTGTCCAAACTATTAGCGTTCATGTTCTGTTCGCTCTAGTGTTTGTagtttttttccaattggCCTACCTCTCCTTGTTAATGAAGCAGAGCATCTAACTGTTCCTTTTAATTTTCCCTCGCATCCCTTTAAATTGCAAGATAGTTCAATTTTAGGGGTCCGAATAGCCTTGCAAGGAATAGATTAAAGAAGCTATATATGCACAGCCACTGCAGAACGTGCTGGAAAGATGTCATCAAGATAGACTAATGCGATTGCTGATTCGACTGTTTTTGCATTAAACATGCATATTCATATTTACAGAAACATGTCTATGTTGGTATACTTTCTAAGACTTTTAACAAAATCTGCTTTTTATAGATAATCcctttctttgaattttatttttgaagcagaaacataaaaaaaatcgctGAAAGAAAGGTACGCAAGaaattcattcaaaaagCACAAAGTCCCACAGTTTGATGTGAGtaccaacaacaaaacaGACTCGGCTCTAATGAAACTACACCATAACTCGCTATATAACTCATCGGGCTTGTTTCAGTCAATGTTTTATGCGGGTAATGAGAACGTGTAAAATGATATATAATCATCTGCGATGAGCCTtggggaaaaaaaaaattttagaagaaattcatTCTAATGCTGAGGTATAAAGAAAGGAATTGGGGAGATGCCATTCTAAAGTAGGGAAAGCTGCATTTTCATACAAAAAACCAAGCAAATGACTGAAGATAtcgaacaaaaaaagattgcTGCAGAAGTAACACCACAAGAACCAAAACACATCCAAGAAGATCAGGATGTTGATATGACTGGCgatgaagaacaagaggAGGAACCAGACAGAGAGAAAATCAAGCTCCTCACGCAAGCCACATCTGAAGATGGTACTAGCGcctcttttcaaattgtaGAAGAGGACCACACGCTGGGAAATGCCCTTCGTTACgttataatgaaaaatccaGACGTAGAATTCTGTGGTTACTCGATACCTCACCCTTCTGAAAACCTATTAAATATCAGAATCCAAACCTACGGCGAAACCACCGCTGTGGATGCCCTTCAAAAGGGGCTAAAGGACTTGATGGATTTATGTGACGTTGTAGAATCTAAgtttactgaaaaaattaagagCATGTAGATGCTACGGAACCGATTTAAGGCCCTCTTTACACTGAAATTTCTAATAATTATGCACATGACGCTAGTACTGATACTGCTTAACTTGTTTGTATCTCGTTTATAGCCGTGCTATTTAAGATCTATGTATAATAAAACCAGATAAAACCACACCTTCGTACAAGGTGCTaatattgttgaaaaattcagaCGCTTCTTTTAAAGGCGCATTTCTTCGTATTGAAtgactgaaaaaatttatttctttttttatttcttttttttttacggCGATGCTCATCgcagaaaatttttccttcagtTAATTTGTCTTATAAAAAGACAGTCCTACGCTCGAAATACTTATTCTTTCTGTGTCTTgttttaattcttttttattcttgatttGCAAGATAAGCAAACACTAATAAGGAAAATTTAGCACAAACATGACTTACGGTGGTAGAGATCAGCAATATAACAAGACTAACTACAATTCTAGAGGTGGCGACTTCCGCGGCGGAAGAAGCTCCGACAGAAACTCTTACAATGACAGACCACAAGGCGGTAACTACCGTGGAGGTTTCGGTGGTCGTTCTAACTACAACCAACCCCAGGAATTGATCAAACCAAACTGGGATGAAGAATTACCAAAATTGCCAACTTTCGAAAAGAATTTCTATGTCGAACACGAAAGTGTCCGCGACAGATCGGACAGTGAGATTGCTCAGTTcagaaaggaaaatgaaatgaCTATTTCTGGACACGATATTCCAAAGCCAATCACCACTTTCGATGAAGCCGGTTTCCCAGACTACGTCTTGAGTGAAGTTAAGGCCGAAGGCTTTGACAAACCAACTGGTATTCAATGTCAGGGTTGGCCGATGGCTTTGTCTGGTAGAGACATGGTTGGTATCGCTGCCACTGGTTCCGGTAAGACTCTGTCTTATTGTTTACCAGGTATTGTTCATATCAACGCTCAACCATTATTGGCTCCAGGCGATGGTCCAATTGTTTTGGTTTTGGCTCCAACAAGAGAATTAGCTGTTCAAATCCAAACAGAATGTTCCAAGTTTGGTCATAGTTCCAGAATCAGAAACACTTGTGTCTACGGTGGTGTTCCAAAGAGTCAACAAATCAGAGATTTGTCCCGCGGTTCTGAAATTGTTATTGCTACTCCAGGTAGATTAATTGATATGCTAGAAATTGGTAAGACTAACTTGAAGAGAGTTACTTACTTGGTTCTTGATGAAGCTGATAGAATGTTAGATATGGGTTTTGAACCTCAAATCAGAAAGATTGTTGATCAAATTAGACCTGATAGACAAACTTTAATGTGGTCTGCCACTTGGCCAAAGGAGGTGAAGCAATTGGCCGCTGACTATTTGAACGATCCAATTCAAGTTCAAGTTGGCTCACTAGAATTGTCCGCTTCTCATAACATTACCCAAATTGTCGAAGTTCTTTCCGATTTCGAAAAGAGAGATCGTTTGAACAAGTACTTGGAAACAGCCTCTCAAGATAACGAATATAAGACATTGATCTTTGCGTCTACGAAGAGAATGTGCGATGATATTACCAAGTATCTGAGAGAGGATGGATGGCCAGCTTTGGCTATTCATGGTGACAAAGACCAAAGAGAACGTGACTGGGTTTTACAAGAGTTTAGAAACGGTAGATCCCCAATTATGGTTGCTACAGATGTGGCTGCCAGAGGTATCGGTatgttaaatttttttttttcatttttcattgattttattattttttgttcccCCAACGCAATTATGACCATCCCCTTATGAATTTACTTTTAACGACATTAACGACTCTATAACAACCATGATAGTGCAAAGGACagcaacttttttttttctttttttcttttttttttctttttttttttttttttttttggaccTTTCGAGTGTATACTCTATGCGAGTCTATTTCTCGATGAGGGAGTATCGgaaatttaaatttaatTCGAATGACTTCGAATGCATCACTACAGAAAACTAATATTGggaggatgaaaaaattgactTTTATTAGTCATTTTGAGAGACGGGAAATTATAAACTCGGAGAAGTGTATGTGTGTTCAAAATTTCCGCTTGatgttgaaagaaatttcgCTTTTCGATATCGGCGCAAATACACAAAGAATTTGCTTTTCAGCTTAGTTCTAGAACACGTATATATGCTTCATTGAtcgttgtttttttcaatgctTGGCATTTGTAAATGGGTAGATTGTtttatttggaaaaataatCGTATATTCTACTTTGAAATGCCGTCATCCTTCTTGACTATTGTTATTCTCATTTTGTGTAGTTTATGCATTTTGTAGTTATATTGAGATACTGTTGGGTCCCAAGTTCGAATTATTAAGAAGTGCTGATGGAAATGGATAATcacaaaattgaaagatttcaaGCCGATTGGAAGatcattaattttttgttttcttttttttttcagtacTATCTTTCATTTAGTTTGAATAAGGGTTCTGGAGTATTGATGATTTAAATATTTCGAATTCTTTAATACAAATATAATTTCTGATAATCTTCAAACCAGggaaaattttggaacATTGGGGGAGTTAAAGCATGAATTTGAGGggcataaaaatataattcaTTTGCAAATTAACGAAGCAAATTACTAACAGGTAACTTTGTCACTTTTGtttacttctttattttattcttaCAGATGTCAAAGGTATCAATTACGTTATTAACTACGACATGCCAGGTAACATTGAAGATTATGTTCACAGAATTGGTAGAACTGGTAGAGCAGGTGCCACTGGTACTGCCATCTCTTTCTTCACCGAACAAAACAAAGGTTTAGGTGCCAAATTAATCTCTATCATGAGAGAAGCTAATCAAAATATTCCTCCTGAATTATTGAAATACGACAGGAGATCTTATGGTGGTGGTCACCCAAGATATGGCGGTGGCCGCGGCGGTCGTGGTGGCTATGGCCGTAGAGGTGGTTATGGTGGTGGCCGTGGTGGTTACGGTGGCAACAGGCAGAGAGATGGTGGCTGGGGTAACAGAGGTCGTTCGAACTATTGAAGTCAAAGCGATTCAATCCACACATCTCTATTATATAAGTTGACTGCaccatcttctttcttcaatgcatgatataaattttatttGCTGTATACTACATTCTAATACTTTAAAGCTCTTTGTGATGCTATTTTTTGGTACTTGTAAATGCTTATATGAATGGTGACAACCGTTTTAAAACGCAATCAGAATTAACGTATTTCGCATAACGCTTAGTAATTTGTACAATAATAGGGCAgacactttttttgttctcgTACAACCGTGATGCCGATGTTAAACGAATAATTCTTAAAAAACACTTGGCTTACGAAAGAAGTCGTCCACTAGCACTTACAGGTGAATGAAGAGCGGGGCAATACACACAACTAGGTCGAGTTGTATTCAAATAAGATAATTTTATTTGTCTTTTATCCATGAGACGATGATTTTTAGCCATACACATAGATAAGTATATACATATTAATTTATAATAATTTTATCTGGTAGGCAGATATTCTATGATACAGTGACATACTCCTATGCGATGTAATAGCATAAATTGGTGGTTTTAAGGCATTATCTTGGCCTTGATTGCTTGCAAAATAAATAAGTTAACAAAGTGAaacgaaaaattcaattgaGTTTTGAGAAGAGCTGGGCTATTTTTAGAGGGGGAAAATTATTCGttcaacaaataataaGCAACACCTAGCATTAAAATGGCCAAAATGACAACTAATGTACCGCTACCTTTACTTTGGTTTTCAGAAGTAGACATTTTTTCCACAGAAACGGGCTCACTGGTCTTATCAACGTCACCAATGTACAAATCTTTAAGTAGTCTCAATGCTTCGTCAGAATGACCAATATCAACAAAGCTTTCTGTGGCGTCTTGGCCACCCAAATCCATTATAATCTCGTCACCACCTGGATGTTCATCTTTGAATTGAGAAACATCGTAAACTTTGTCATCGATGATAATCCAGAAATTTTCTGGGCCATTGTGCTCGGCAACTTCTTGGTAACTGTAGACTTTAGGCATGGTTTTCTGATATTCTGTGTTTTGTTTAATTGATTTGCTTTAGTGTGAAACAATTGAAAGTCAAATTCCAATATTTAACGAAAAAactgaacaaaaaaatttgagaaagttttaaaagtttcttgttctttatataattaCTTGGGCAAGgacaatatatataatcGTTATTTATTGATGCAAGAACAATACTTCTCAAATATCGCTTTTTGGCCACGAAAGCGACGAAAATTTTCTCGTTATGCCTGCTTCTCTCACTATCTCGATCTCGTATagcttcaattttttgcagCTATTGTTCTTTCCTGAAGccgttaaatttttcatccgGAAACTCCAGGCTATTACCCGCGCTGCAATTTCGGTCGTCAAATTTCGTAAAGTATGCCTACATATGTCATCAGATACGGACAAACGGGACTTTATGGGAATAAATGATATAAATGGTTTCTCAAGTTTACTATATCTCCTATTCTATCTTACAAAAACCCGTTGTTTACGGGGGGTGGAAAGTGGCAAATCACCATTTGAATTCAATGCCTGAATTGGCTAGTTGTTTTATCCTTTCTTCGTGTTTCTGCTTCATGTTTTCCTTTAGCTGTTTTACTGGTTTGGTAATACCTTTCTCTACGAGAACTCTCTTCTTGTATTTGTATAATTTTTCGATTTTGGCTCCCTTTGGTAATAGACGCACTTGTAACAGATGGCCCATCAACAAGTAGTTGTTCATGGATTCTTGGGCAATCATTGCATCCTCTTTGTTGACGAATTCTAAGAAGCCATAATGTCTAGAATTTCCGGTTTTCTTATTACGTGCTAATCTCacttctttcaaatcacCAAATTGagcaaaatatttacttaATTCTTTTTCGTGGAACCCGTGTGGTAGTCTACTGACATAAATAATTCCGGAATACTCGTcaagtttctttttgtcttttgaCTTCTTTTCGTCAGCTTGCTTCTTCGGATTCAACCTTTTAATCTTGTGCATACCGTTCTGCTCATCATCAGAGGCAGCTAAaccttcaatttcatcttcatctttttcatcctcttcatctgAACTGCTAGAGGATGTTTCTAACTGTAACTCCTCTTTTTCCTGTATAGGTTTCTCTTCGGTGGACTTTTTGATTACTGCTTCCTTGGTGGAAGTTTTGCCGGCTGACTTTACCATATCGATCTCTTTTATCTATTATCTTATATTCTAGAACTTGGTCCGATGGCAGAGAGGGTCAGTGAACTTCGAAGTAATGatatctttcttcaaattaagtgatgagatgagatgCGATGCactatttcattttttcttttggcggaaaatttttcataatgaGAAGAAACAGGCAAAATCCGGGGGGTAACACATACGTTTCTGGTAAGCCGTCTGGAATGAGAATATTAAAGTTAGCAGGAGTTGCTATGCACTTTAAAATAGTTCAGCAAGTTAATAGATTTTCAGAGACAGCGCAAAACTCGCTAGGTTTTCATTGCTACCTAGGCAGATCATCTTTTAACTGTTGAAGTTAATATTTTAAAGTCCAggaatattcaaaaatatcgTTAATGCTGTTAATGTACATTAAGCTTTGATATGtgcatatatacatatatatatatatatatatatataatcaCACAGCTTCATcatgaaataaaaatcgAACTCATAATAgtataatgaaaagaatacaATCCCAAGTGTCACTTAAGTTTTCACTCCATTTTTAACTTTCCGCTTTCAGCTGCTCTTCTCGCTTTAATATCAGCGTCTGAGCCAGCTTCAAAGGCATTCATAAACGTCCAATTCATTTCTTCCCCATTAGTTAAAAAGGAGGTATTACCATTCATTGTAAGTTCccattttctcttttcaaatggtTTGCTTTCATCTCCTCCTTCCACTAACtcaaatttatcaatagCACAGCTTCCATTTCTTATAAATGTACCTTTGTCGTCAATGGGCTCTTTAGCATTGGGGAATTTTAATAAATTCATACCAAGAGCAGATTTAGTGGCAGCGTGTGTCACAATCATTATTGTCTTTACAtctggaaattttttctccactctttcaataaagaCAGGCCAGAATTTATGACATCTCTCaaaaatatcttcttctgtttcaCCTTTATTACTAGGAATAATACTAGGTTCCCAATCCGGATTGATCATGGCTGGGAAAAAGTTACTCATAACTTCATGAGTAGCTGGTTCCGGGATAATGGGTCTATCAGGTTTATACCATTCCCCTACCCCACGATCGACATATAATGGAATTTTTAAAGCCTCCACTGTGGGTCTACTAGTTTCTAAACAGCGGTAAAATGGGGAGGAGAAAATTAGTTCGGGTTTAACATCTAATTTAGAAATATAGTTTGCCAGTTCATGTGCTTGTTCAACACCATGTTCTGAAAGTGGGACATCGTTATCAATGCCGGTGGGAGGTGGTGGATATGGCCCCTTTGGTAGCCAATTTGATCTGTAGCCATGTCTGGcaatatatatgttttcGATAGCCATTATTTATAGCTCTATTTTTATCACTTTAATACCAGTTGACCGCTTTACATATTAAACAAAAACTGCGTTGTTTCTAGGATTGTTTTCGAAGcttttttataaatttcGAAGTATGCGGTATTCGGATGACGTGATAACGCTTCGGCTTTCCATCAATTTTCCAGCATTTTACAGATGTCTTCTATGTGCAATTTAACAGTGGTCGTTGTAAGCTAAGCGATAGACATATTACTTGCAGGCACTTGGTTACCGCAATCACAACGAAACCAAAGATGGCTCCAACAGTAAGCAAAAGGATAAAAACCCTCTCCGTGAGCAGACCAATAATATATGGCAATACGGCTAAAAAGATGGGTAGTGTTAAACCACCAAATGCTCCTGCCGAACACACTCATTTATGGTCAATTTTTGTTAGGGGGCCACAGAATGAAGACATATCGTACTTTATCAAGAAAGTTGTCTTCAAACTTCATGACACTTATCCAAACCCTGTAAGGTCTATAGAAGCGCCTCCATTTGAACTGACTGAAACAGGATGGGGTGAATTTGATATAAATATTAAGATTTATTTTGTAGAGGAGGCCAATGAGAAAATCTTAAATTTTTACCACCGATTACGACTTCATCCTTATACTAATCTTGTACCGAGTTCCAACAATGGAAATGAACAGAATACGACAGACCATAACAGTAAAGATGCAGAAGTTAGCTCTAtttattttgatgaaattgtaTTTAATGAGCcaaatgaagaatttttcaagattcTAATGAGTCGACCAGGAAATGTTTTACCTTCAAACAAAACCGATAGTTGTGTATACTCCAAACAATTAGAACAGGAAGAAATTGACAGAATAGAGATTGGCATAGAAAAGATTGACAAGGAAATTGACGAATTGAGGCAGAAGCTGGAAAGCTTggtaaaagaagaagccaTTAACGGAAGTTAGAATTAAAGCACCCGGAAACGACGGTATCTCTATAACGGCTAGAACAATACTGATTGTTGTCTTTGAAACGGTCGGCGCTTACATTGACAGGAACGTATATAGGGCCCCATAAACACCTAACCGACAGTTATGATACATATTCTATAAAATGCGTAATGTTAGTAATACAATCTAATTAGGATCGTGGGGCTTCAATGAATCCACGCTCAGTTTCTCCAGTTCAGGGTTCTTGGCAGGTACTTTTGGTTTAGACTTTTTCTTAAAAATGAGTTCCTCGTCAGATTTTGAACTGGGCGAGGAAACTTTTATTGTGTGTTCTTGGGTAGTATCAAGCTTGGTAACAACAGCACTTAAATGTTCGGGCTTTTTGACAACTGGTGGTTTCTCAGGCTTTGTGGGAGCCTTTAAAGGCTGAGTATCTTCTGTAGTGGTTACTCTAGAAGACACACGAGAATTTTTGGTTGATGCAGCGGTTTCATCTAGGGTAGCACTGACCTTCCTCCTGCTCGGCGTACAAGGTGgagaaacaattttttttttacccaCCGTCTCTTTGCTACGCTGACATTCTGAAGAGCTTTTTGGCGAATAGGCAGGCCTAGATGAAGCAGGCACTGGCGGCAGCGGTTTGGGCGTGGCGTGTCTCTCTATGGCAGGAAGACTGCTTTCACCTCTATACGGCGATACACTAACAATGGGGATCTCTTCAATAGGCGTAGGCGGCTTGAGTGACGGTTCCTTATTGTGTCTTGAGGTAGGAGGGGGCGGAGGAAGTACATTAAGTTTACTTTTATCATATGGTGCATTAGTATTAGATCCTCCAGGACCAACAATTGACGATTGGGAGCGAGGAGCAGAAAGTAGAGGCGAAACACATAAGGAAGTATCATCGAGATCGATTAGTTTTATACCCGCTGACTGAACGGTTGCATCCAAGGTTATACTTTCCTTTTGGGTTTCCAATCTTGCACGAGGAAGTTCATCAAAGCCCGTAATTGATCCTTCAGGATGagtatttttatattctgCATACAACTTCTCAACTAGATTGAGTTTCTTATCTTCGTTAATAAACTTCACATTTGCTTTATACGCAGCATAGACTGGCTTGTGATCGCTCATTTTTAAAGGTGCATCTGAATATGCTAATGGATGCAAGTTTTCACCTTTATAAATGATTCTATCAGTCCAGGACGGAGTTCTCGCCTTTTCAGAAGTATCATAATTATCAGTACCGTAGTCATATTTATAGGTTGGGCGGAATTGAAGGGTCGGTTCTTTAAAGCCTTGAAATACTACTCcttcatttatttcttgagtCAATTGATCATATTGAAGCAATCTATCAATATAGCCATCTTTCTGGGCCCTCAATTCTCTTCTGACTTCATCATTTGTCAAGGTTATCCTGTAATTCAGGTCACCCAACCAAAACAATGAATCATGGTGGGGTATTGTTTTAGATCTTGGAAAGGTTATGTTCCTGTAGATATTGTTGTAGTCATGACGGCGTTCATCAATATTACTCGCTCCAGCTGATAAATGCGTATTAACAAAACAGAACGACGTTGCCCCGTAATCGAATCTAATGGCTACTGCACCTTTATTGCCAGTAATACCACCAAAACCTGTCTTTTTAGTAGACCCTCCTACCTGTTTCACGTTATAGGCCCTATCAGATCTCACAAAGAATAGTATTAAGAGAGAAGACATCTGTTCTACTCTAAGTAGaagatatttttcttcgtaTTGATT is part of the Saccharomyces paradoxus chromosome XIV, complete sequence genome and harbors:
- the NOP15 gene encoding rRNA-binding ribosome biosynthesis protein NOP15 (Constituent of 66S pre-ribosomal particles~similar to YNL110C); protein product: MVKSAGKTSTKEAVIKKSTEEKPIQEKEELQLETSSSSSDEEDEKDEDEIEGLAASDDEQNGMHKIKRLNPKKQADEKKSKDKKKLDEYSGIIYVSRLPHGFHEKELSKYFAQFGDLKEVRLARNKKTGNSRHYGFLEFVNKEDAMIAQESMNNYLLMGHLLQVRLLPKGAKIEKLYKYKKRVLVEKGITKPVKQLKENMKQKHEERIKQLANSGIEFKW
- the CYB5 gene encoding Cyb5p (Cytochrome b5~similar to YNL111C), giving the protein MPKVYSYQEVAEHNGPENFWIIIDDKVYDVSQFKDEHPGGDEIIMDLGGQDATESFVDIGHSDEALRLLKDLYIGDVDKTSEPVSVEKMSTSENQSKGSGTLVVILAILMLGVAYYLLNE
- the RPC19 gene encoding DNA-directed RNA polymerase core subunit RPC19 (RNA polymerase subunit AC19~similar to YNL113W), translating into MTEDIEQKKIAAEVTPQEPKHIQEDQDVDMTGDEEQEEEPDREKIKLLTQATSEDGTSASFQIVEEDHTLGNALRYVIMKNPDVEFCGYSIPHPSENLLNIRIQTYGETTAVDALQKGLKDLMDLCDVVESKFTEKIKSM
- the YAF9 gene encoding YEATS domain-containing protein YAF9 (Subunit of NuA4 histone H4 acetyltransferase and SWR1 complexes~similar to YNL107W); this translates as MAPTVSKRIKTLSVSRPIIYGNTAKKMGSVKPPNAPAEHTHLWSIFVRGPQNEDISYFIKKVVFKLHDTYPNPVRSIEAPPFELTETGWGEFDINIKIYFVEEANEKILNFYHRLRLHPYTNLVPSSNNGNEQNTTDHNSKDAEVSSIYFDEIVFNEPNEEFFKILMSRPGNVLPSNKTDSCVYSKQLEQEEIDRIEIGIEKIDKEIDELRQKLESLVKEEAINGS
- the DBP2 gene encoding DEAD-box ATP-dependent RNA helicase DBP2 (ATP-dependent RNA helicase of the DEAD-box protein family~similar to YNL112W), translated to MTYGGRDQQYNKTNYNSRGGDFRGGRSSDRNSYNDRPQGGNYRGGFGGRSNYNQPQELIKPNWDEELPKLPTFEKNFYVEHESVRDRSDSEIAQFRKENEMTISGHDIPKPITTFDEAGFPDYVLSEVKAEGFDKPTGIQCQGWPMALSGRDMVGIAATGSGKTLSYCLPGIVHINAQPLLAPGDGPIVLVLAPTRELAVQIQTECSKFGHSSRIRNTCVYGGVPKSQQIRDLSRGSEIVIATPGRLIDMLEIGKTNLKRVTYLVLDEADRMLDMGFEPQIRKIVDQIRPDRQTLMWSATWPKEVKQLAADYLNDPIQVQVGSLELSASHNITQIVEVLSDFEKRDRLNKYLETASQDNEYKTLIFASTKRMCDDITKYLREDGWPALAIHGDKDQRERDWVLQEFRNGRSPIMVATDVAARGIDVKGINYVINYDMPGNIEDYVHRIGRTGRAGATGTAISFFTEQNKGLGAKLISIMREANQNIPPELLKYDRRSYGGGHPRYGGGRGGRGGYGRRGGYGGGRGGYGGNRQRDGGWGNRGRSNY
- a CDS encoding uncharacterized protein (Protein phosphatase~similar to YNL108C); amino-acid sequence: MAIENIYIARHGYRSNWLPKGPYPPPPTGIDNDVPLSEHGVEQAHELANYISKLDVKPELIFSSPFYRCLETSRPTVEALKIPLYVDRGVGEWYKPDRPIIPEPATHEVMSNFFPAMINPDWEPSIIPSNKGETEEDIFERCHKFWPVFIERVEKKFPDVKTIMIVTHAATKSALGMNLLKFPNAKEPIDDKGTFIRNGSCAIDKFELVEGGDESKPFEKRKWELTMNGNTSFLTNGEEMNWTFMNAFEAGSDADIKARRAAESGKLKME